From one Macellibacteroides fermentans genomic stretch:
- a CDS encoding glycoside hydrolase family 76 protein, protein MKVKVLSLAFLCLPFLIGGCATRKTSDKTSDLSVADSLLTNILSLYNVEKHGLLSETYPVNPDNQVTYLAEGSEQKKGQEVSFLWPYSGMLSGCVSLYKTTGNQKYKEILEKQILPGLEQYWDNIREPFCYQSYPMFNGKSDRFYDDNDWIAIDFCDYYELTKEPAYLEKAEALHKYIYSGWSDELGGGIFWCEQQRVSKNTCSNAPATVLCMKLYKLTNKAEYLDWAKKTYAWTKQHLCDTTDYVYWDNIALDGKVATQKYTYNSGQMIQAGVLLYKETGDETYLQDAQRTAKGSFEHFTSRHRLSDGKEVLFYTSSPWFNVIMFRGLKALYEVDGNALYVNTMAENARYAWANTRDENGLLGHDWSGQKTKKYKWLLDNACMLELFSEMSELPSVKL, encoded by the coding sequence ATGAAAGTTAAAGTACTTAGTCTTGCATTTCTTTGCCTACCCTTTTTGATAGGAGGTTGTGCTACACGGAAGACATCCGACAAAACCAGCGATCTTTCCGTAGCCGATTCGTTGCTTACCAACATCCTATCTCTTTACAATGTAGAAAAACACGGATTATTGTCGGAAACCTACCCCGTAAATCCAGACAACCAGGTTACTTATCTGGCCGAAGGAAGCGAACAAAAGAAAGGTCAGGAAGTCTCTTTTCTATGGCCCTATTCGGGTATGCTGTCAGGATGCGTTTCTCTTTATAAGACAACGGGAAATCAGAAGTATAAGGAAATACTTGAAAAACAGATTCTACCCGGACTGGAACAATATTGGGATAACATCCGCGAACCGTTCTGCTACCAGTCGTACCCCATGTTCAATGGTAAAAGCGACCGTTTTTACGACGATAACGATTGGATCGCCATTGATTTCTGCGATTACTACGAACTGACAAAAGAACCCGCCTATCTTGAAAAGGCAGAGGCCCTGCACAAGTATATCTACAGCGGATGGTCGGACGAACTGGGTGGAGGTATTTTCTGGTGTGAGCAACAGCGTGTTTCAAAAAACACCTGCTCCAACGCTCCGGCTACAGTGCTTTGCATGAAACTTTACAAACTCACGAATAAAGCCGAATACCTGGATTGGGCTAAAAAAACCTATGCGTGGACCAAGCAACATCTGTGCGATACAACCGATTATGTATATTGGGATAACATCGCTCTGGACGGCAAAGTGGCTACTCAGAAGTATACCTATAACAGCGGACAAATGATTCAGGCCGGTGTTCTTTTATACAAAGAAACCGGAGATGAAACTTATTTGCAGGATGCGCAACGTACGGCAAAGGGATCTTTCGAACATTTTACATCCAGACACCGGCTTTCGGATGGAAAAGAGGTCCTTTTCTACACAAGTTCACCGTGGTTTAACGTAATCATGTTCCGCGGACTTAAAGCTTTGTACGAAGTAGACGGTAACGCGCTTTATGTAAACACCATGGCAGAAAATGCCCGTTATGCGTGGGCAAATACCCGCGACGAGAACGGATTACTCGGTCACGACTGGTCCGGACAAAAAACTAAAAAATACAAATGGTTGCTGGATAACGCTTGTATGCTCGAACTATTCTCGGAAATGAGCGAACTTCCATCTGTAAAATTATAA